Genomic DNA from Erythrobacter aureus:
AACGAGTCGCCATCCCTTCCGACGCGCGCGACGATGGGGCGCCGCCCTATCCACTGGTCGACAATCCGGAGAGCTTGCTCGACGTCGCCGACCTCGTCTTCATCGACCCTCCCGGCACGGGCTTCAGCTATCTCACCCCCGGTACCGATCCGAAAAACTATTATGGCCTGCGCGAGGACGCGCGCGCGGTGGCCGAGGTGATCCGCCGCTGGATCAACGACAACGGACGCTGGAACAGCCCCAAATACCTCGGTGGGGAAAGCTACGGCACAACGCGCACGGCGATGGTCGTGGACGAGCTGGAAGGCGGCACCTTCAACGATGTCGGGCTCAACGGCTTGATCCTCGTTTCGACCATCCTCGATTTCGCCGCGCGCGAGCCGACACCGGGCAACGAAATGGCCTATGTGGTGACACTGCCGAACATGGCGGCGGCTGCCTGGTTCCACGGCAAGGCCGAGGCTCCCTCGGTCGAGGCTATCGCGGAGGAAGCGCGCCGCTTCGCGATCGGACCCTTTGCCAGCGCGCTGCTCAAGGGCCAGGATCTTCCCGATGCCGAACGCGCTGCCGTGCGCGCGGAACTCTCGCGGCTCACCGGCCTGTCCGAAACCTATCTCGACCAGGCGAACCTGCGCGTCACCAGCCAGCGCTTCTACAAGGAATTGCTGCGCGACCGGGGCCTCACCATCGGCCGTCTCGATGCACGCTATACCGGCACGGATTACGATAATGCGGGGGAATATCCCGACAACGATCCCAGCTTCTATGGCATCGATGCAGGCTATACCGCTGCGGTCAATACTTGGCTGCGCGAGGGACTGGGCTTCGAAACTACTCGCGAATACCAGTCGATCGGGCGCGAGCCGGGGCAGCACTGGAATTGGAGCCTGTCAAGCGGACCGGGGCGCAGCGCCTATCTCAACGTGGCCCCGCTTATCGGCAAGGCCATGCGCCAGAATGCCGGGCTGAGGCTGTTCAATGCGCAGGGCTATTATGATTTCGCCACGCCCTTTTTCGGCGCCGAGTATTCGCTCAACCGGATCGGTATTCCGCAGGATCGGGTGGAGCTGCACTACTATGGCTCGGGTCACATGATGTATGTCCGCGACGAAGACCGCGCGAAACTGTCGCGCGACCTGCGTGCCTTCATCCGCAATCGCTGAGGATAGCGCGGCCCGCCCGCTTGAACCTGCGCGCGCCTGTGCCATAGCGCGCTGATGCGTCGCGCTCCGGCTTTGCTTCCGATCCTTGTCCTCGCCGCCTGCAAGCCGCCGGCGGCCGATGACTATGTCGAGCGCACACGCATCGGGGGCGAGGTTCAAGGCCCGTCCGAAGCGATCGATTCTCCCGATACGCAAGGCGCGGTCTGGGCGCCTGCCGACAAGGCCCGGCGCCTGCTTTACGGCAAGCCGGGCGAACGCCCGCTATTCGCCATCGAATGCGTTGGACAGGGGGCCGTGCCGATGCTCGCATACACCCGTTTCGCCAAGGCGGACCCGCATGCCAAGGCGGTGCTCGCGCTTATCGGGAACAGCCATGTCACGCGTCTGCCGATCGACGCGATACAGATAAACGACATATGGCGCTGGGAAGGTGCGGCGCCGGTGACCGATCCGCGCTGGGACGTGCTGACCGGCACGCGCGAGGTCGAGGCGACGGTGCCGGGCGCGGGCAGCGTGATTCTCAATCCGAGCGCCCTGCCCGGCGCACTGGTCGAGGAGTGCCGGGCGCTGGCGCAGCCGCCTAGCGACGACGAGCCGAATCCTGCGCCTTCTGCACCAGAAGGTCCGGCGTAAGCACTTGCGGCAATTGCTCGGCCTCACCGCCCGGTTCATACCACAGATAGAGCGGCACACCGGCCGCGCCCTGGCGGGTCAGCATGCGGCTGATTTCTTCATCGGGCTGCGTCCAGTCGCCGCGCATGGCGATGACGCCCGCTTCCTCGAAAGCCTTGCGCGTGGCCTCGCGTTCGATCGCGACGCTCTCGTTGACCTTGCAGGTGACGCACCAGTCGGCAGTGAACCATATGAACACCGGACGACCCGAGGCACGCGCCTCGGCTAGCGCGGCCTCGCTGTAGTCGATGGGATCGAGCAGGCTTTCGGCTGACGCGGCTTGCGCCTCTGGCTTTGGGAGCAGAGTGACCCCGATCCCAAGCACCGCAACGAGGCTGGCGAAAACCACCAGCGCACCAGATCGCGCCCGACGCTGGAACAGGCCGATAAGCGCAAGCCCCGTAAGCGCGAGCACGGCCAGAACAAGCACCGGACCGAGATAGTCCCATCCGCCGATGCGCCAGACGAGCCAGGCAAGCGCCAGCGCGGTCAGCCCCATCGGCAGCGCCATCCAGCGCCGGAAGCTATCCATCCAGGCGCCCGGTTTGGGCAGGTACCGACGAATCGCCGGGACGAAGCCGACCAGCAGGAAGGGTAGCGCGAGGCCTACACCCAAGGCGACGAAGACGAGGAGCCCGTGAATCGGCCTGATGACCAGCGCCGCACCCAGCGCAATGGCCATGAACGGGCCGGTACATGGTGTCGCCACGAAGGCCGCGAGAAGGCCCGTCGAGAAAGAACCCCCTCGCGAGGGCGCGCCGCCCGAAACGGCCATGCCGGGCACTTCGAACAGCCCGAGGAAATTGACCGTGATCGCCAGTGCCAGCAGGAAAAGGCCGACCACGACGACCGGCTCCTGCAACTGAAAGGCCCACCCGACCTGCTCGCCCGCCGATCGCAGGAGCAGGATGGCTGCCCCCAGCGCCGCGCAAGCCAGCACAACGCCCGCCGTATAGGCCAGCGCATCGCGCCGCGCCGCGCGCTCGTCCCCGCCCGCCTTGGCCAGCGACAGCGCCTTGAGGCTGAGGATCGGGAAGACGCAGGGCATGATGTTGAGCAGCAATCCACCCGCCAGCGCGGCGATAAGCAATTGCCACAGGACCGGCTCCGCCCCACCACCACGGATCGGCTTCACCCCTTCGAGCGGCACGTCTCCTGGCACAGCGGTAAAGCGCACGCCGCGGCCGCTGCCGAGATCGAGGATGCCGGTGATCGTCTCGGGGCGCGGCTCGGCCGCGAACTCGACATTGTCCGGCACCGCGAGCCGCTCGATCGCCATTTCGGCCACCAGCAGATTGCCTTCGCTGATGAAGGTCTGCACGCCGGTGTAATCGGGCCTGTCGCCTTCCCCCAGTTCGGGCGTACCGAGGAAGAAGTGAAGATCACCGAGCGCGGTTTCGGTAGGGATCGGAATGCCGACGCGCAGATGCGTAGGTGTGAATTCGAATTGCGCGCTGCTGTCGAGCTGCGGGACGATGGCCGCGCGCCACGCACCGAAACGAGGGTCGGCACCAGCCTGTGCGGGATCGAGCGTCAGACGTGCCTGCTGCGGAACGCAGATCTTGTCTGTGCAGGCCAGATAGTTTGCCATGACGGCGATGGGCGCCACATTGGCGACCGCCGCGCTTTCCGGAACGCCAATCGGCACGAGGACTGCATAGTCGCCCTCGTAAACATGATTCATCAACCCGCCTATCACCAGCCGCTTGGGCAGCGGATAGAGCGGTTCGCCCGCCTCCCATCCCTCGGGCAGGTCCCAGTCCAGTTCCATGCCCAGCCCCGCATCGCCGGGATTCGACCAGTAGCCGTGCCATTCGGGCGTCGAAGGCATGAAATGCAGCGCGACCATCCACGTCTCGCCGGGTTGCGGCGCGCCCTCGGCCACGATTTCCACGGGCATGCGTTCGCTGCCCGGCCCACGCACCTCCTGCTGCGCGCTGGCGGGCGCGATCAGGACCAGTGCGACCAGCATCACCAGCGCGGCGATCCGCTCCAATATCCTTGCGTCGATCACGCTCGCCGCTCTAGGGACACACCCCATGACAGACAAGCGAGACCTGCTGATCCTGGGCGGCGGCCTGGTGGGCATGACACTGGCGCTGGCGGCGGCGAAAAAGGGGCTTTCGAGCCACCTCGTCGACCGCGCCGATCCGGCAAGCCTGACGGCGGAGGGCTTCGACGGCCGCGCCTCGGCGATCTCGACGGCAAGCTGGCGCCTGTTCCGCCATATCGGCCTCGAAGACGCGCTGGAACCATATGGCTGCGATATCGCCGCCATCGCCGTGCTCGACCAGATGAAGGCGGGTCGGCTCGATTTCCGCCCCGAGCCGCATGAGGGCACACTCGGCCGCATGTTCGCCAATCGCCAGCTGCGCTTGGCGCTGCACGAGGCGGCGGCGAAGGAGCCGCTGATCGAGTGGCATGCGCCGGTCGAGGTCGTAGCGCGCGAGCGCGGCGAGTTCGGTGTATCGGCGACGCTAGGTGACGGGCGTGTGCTCGAAGCCGCATTGATGATCGGCGCGGAAGGGCGCGGATCGCCTAGTCGCGAGGAAGCGGGCCTGAAAATGGCGAACTGGGATTACAGCCACCGCGCCATGATCGTCGGGCTCAACCACTCAAAGCCGCATGAGAACGTGGCGTGGGAAATCTTCTATCCCGACGGGCCTTTCGCACTGCTGCCCATGCTCGACGGCCCCGACGGCCAGAATCGCAGCGCACTGGTTTGGACGGTCGACGAAAAGGACGCGTCAGGCGTCCTGAAGCTCTCCGACCGCGCCTTCCTCGCCGAGGTTTACAAGCGCATGGGCGATCTGCTCGGTGAGCTCACAATCAACAGCGCGCGCTCGTCCTATCCGCTGAGTTTCCAGCACACGGCGAAGATCGTCGAGCATCGCCTCGCGCTGGTCGGCGACAGCGCGCATGGCATGCACCCGATCGCGGGTCAGGGCCTCAATCTCGGCCTGCGCGATGTCGGCGCGCTGGTAGAAGTGCTCGACGAAGCGGTCCGGCTGGGTCTCGACCTCGGCGATGCGCAAGTCCTGAAAAAGTACGAAGAGTGGCGCGCGCTCGATTCGCTCATGGTGATGGGCGCGACAGACAGCCTGACCCGGATATTCGGCATTCCAGGCAAGGCGGCAAGCGCCGCGCGCCGCCTCGGCATGGCGGGGATTCAGCGTAGCGGGTGGCTCAAACGCTTTTTCATGGATGAAGCACGCGGCATATCCGGAGAACTGCCCGAATTGCTGAAAGCCTAATTCTCTTCGGCCGGGCTCGGCTGCTCGATCCGGTTGCCCGCCCCGTCGCGCAGGCGACGCGGCTCGAGAACGGCTGCGGTCTCGATCAAATCGAGCGCCCGCTGGGCGGCGGCATAACGTTCGGCATCGCGGATCCACCCTTCGGCCTCGTCGGCGCCGGGAAGATTGCGCACCTCTGCAATCGCCGACTGCGTGCGCCCGCTTTCGAGGAACAAACGCGCGCGTTCGAGCCTACGCTCAGGCTGCGGTGAAGGGGCGCTTTCGCGGCGGATGACAAAGAGCTGCGACAGCTCCTCGCCGAACCGGGCCCAACCGCGTTGATCGTTCGGCTGGGCTAAACGCGGGGACAGGCCCTCAAGCCGCGCGATCAGCTGGTCGAGCGTGATCGGATCGCGGCTTGTCCGAATGATCGTGTCTACCGCATTGGGCAGCGCATCTCCGAACCGCAACCGTAACTGGTCGGCCAAATAGCCGAGCTCCGCCCCTTTCTCGAGAGCCCGCCGAGTAGCGAAAGCAATCAGCAGGCCTTCGGCACGTGCAGCATTGCCTGCAGCAGCCTGCGCCTGCAGGTCGAGCCGCGCCAGACGCTGTTCGGCAGCCGCGAGGCGCTGGTCGATCCCGCCCTGCTGCTGCTCGACCCGTTCCACAGCCTGCTGCGCCGCCTCGCTGGCGGTGGCGCTTGGCGTAGGCGTGGGGTCGGCAGTAGGGCTGGCGAGCAGCTGTGGATCCTGCGCAGTCGAAGCAGTCTCGGGCGCATCGCGATCTGTCATCGAATAGACCGCATAGCCAACGATCGCACCGCCGAGCAGGAAACTGGCAAGCACGGCGACGAGAACCGGCCTTGCCGAAGGCCCCTTGCGCCTGGTGCTTATGTAATCGTCCATCGAATTCCGTTCCGCGACCCCGTGGGCCGGTTCTCAAGGCCCCTTCCTATCATTGGTCCTCGGTCTGGCACAAAGCTCTCGCCAAGGCCAGTAGCTCGCTGTCTCCGGGTGCATCGGCGATGTGGATGGATCGCCAACCCTCTCCCGCCATTTCGGCAACGCGAGGGCCAATGACGGCGAGATCGACAACCGCGCTGTTCAGGTCCAGGCGATCGAATTCGTCACGCAGCCGCGCAGCGGCCGCACCCGAATGCAATACCGCCACGCCGCCATCGCGCAGCAGCTCGGCGCTCTCTTGCGACAGGTCTTCCGCCACCGCCCGATAGAGTACCCGGGTTTCGACCTCAATGCCATCGGGCGGACGCAGCGCCACCCTATCCTGGCCTGCAAGGCGCAAGAGCTGGAGCTTCCGATTACCGAGTTCGTCGACAAGTCCTTGTAGCCCTCCCCGACCGGTTAGCCCGACCAGGAACCCGGCAATGCGCGCGGCATCGGCAGTGGCTTCGCCAACCGCATGGACGGGCAGCCGGGTCAGTTTTTCCAAGTGCTTGCCGCCATGCCGGAAGGCATTTGCGCTGCCGACAAGAATGCCGTCGAAATCATCCGGGGACGGAACGGTCCACTCTACCGGCTCGATCGTAAAGAGCGGCGCGCCATGCACGTCGAGTCCCATGTCGCGCGCCGTTTGCGCGCTGACCGACCAACCCGGTTCGGGTCGGAATAGGAAGAGCGGCTTCATACCGAATAGCCGAAATGTTCGGCCACTTCAGGCGGCGCTCCATCAAGCAGCGATTTCGCCAAATCGAACGGGGCGTTCTCGTCGCCGATTGCAAATTCGGTATTGCCGGCGATCCGCACCTTGCCATCGGGGCTGAAGATGGCCGCGTTCAAGGACATGCGCTCGCCGATACGATGCGACAAAGCGGCGATCGGACTGCTGCACGATCCGCCCAACCCCTCCAACAGACGGCGTTCCGCACGAATTTCCGCATGGCTTCCGGGATGATCGACCGGGCCGAGAAGATCGCACATGCGCGCATCGTTGCTGCGACATTCGAGACCAATCGCGGCCTGCGCAGGCGCCGGCAGCCATGCTTCGGGGTCGAGCCGCACCCCTTCCTCGTCCGCGCCCAACCGGTCCAGACCCGCCGCGGCGAGGAAGGTTGCATCCACCGCGCCCGCTGCAAGCTTCGCCATTCGGGTGGCAACATTGCCGCGAATGCCGACCACGTTAAGATCCGGCCGCAGGTTTAGCAGTTGTGCGGCGCGGCGCGGCGCGCTGGTTCCCACTCGCGCGCCTGCGGGAATGTCGGCGATGGACGCCGCACCCAGCAGACGGTCGGCCTTGTCCGCGCGCGGCAGGATGGCCCCAATGGCGATGGCCTCGGGCCGGATCGTCTCGACATCCTTCATCGAATGCACCGCTGCATCGATGCGCCCCTCGAGCAGCCAGTGATCGAGTTCGCGTGTCCACAGCGCCTTGCCGCCGATTTCGGCCAGCGGACGGTCCTGTATCTTGTCGCCGCTGGCCACGACGGGGACTAGTTCCACGGCCGATTCGTCCCAATCATGCGCTGCGCAAAGGCGCGCACGCGCTTCGAGGGCTTGTGCCATGGCAAGCGGAGAACGGCGGGTTCCGAGGCGGATAAGGGGCTGGTCAGGCATAGGTCGGCTTGCCCTAGCGATCCACTTCGCTAAGGGGAAGCGGGATGGCACTGGTTCTCGGCATCGAAAGCTCCTGCGACGAAACTGCGGTCGCACTGGTCGACAGCCAGCGGCGCATCGTCGCGCAGCGCATCGCCTCGCAGGATGCGGAACACGCGCCCTTTGGCGGCGTCGTGCCCGAGATTGCCGCTCGCGCGCATGCCGAACGGCTGGCTCCGATGATCGAGGGTGTGCTGGCCGATGCGGGCATCGCCTTGGCCGACTGCGATGCGATTGCAGCAACCGCCGGACCGGGCCTGATCGGCGGGGTCATGGTCGGGCTGGTTAGCGCAAAAGCGCTGGCCATGGCCACCGACACGCCGCTGATCGCAATCAACCACCTCGAAGGCCATGCGCTGAGCCCGCGCCTCGCCGACGAGACGATCGAATTCCCCTATGCATTGCTGCTGGTTTCGGGCGGGCACTGCCAGATCCTACGCATCGACGGCGTTGGCCAATACCGCCGCCTGGCCACCACGATCGACGATGCGCTGGGCGAGGCGTTCGACAAAACCGCCAAGATCCTCGGTTTCGGCTTTCCGGGCGGTCCGGCAGTCGAACGCAAGGCGCTGGTAGGCAACGCTGCTGCAGTGCCCCTGCCCCGCCCGATGGTCGGCAGCGGCGAGCCGCATTTCTCCTTCGCCGGGCTCAAGAGCGCGGTCCTGCGCGCGCATGAGAGCCGCCAGTACGCGGTCGCCGATATTGCGGCGAGTTTCCAGCAGGCGGCGGTCGATTGCGTAACCGACCGGTTGCGGATCGCACTCGCAGGCATGGAAGATGTCGATACACTTGTGGTTGCGGGCGGCGTTGCGGCCAACACGGTGGTGCGCAACGCGCTCGAACAGCTCGCCGCCAACCGCGCGATGCGGTTTGCCGCGCCGCCGCCCAAACTGTGTACCGACAATGCAGCGATGATCGCCTGGGCGGGGATCGAACGGCTCGGCCAGAACGACCCGCTCGACATTGCGGCACGCCCGCGCTGGCCGCTCGATCCCGACGCTGAACCGGTGCGTGGAGCGGGAGTGAAAGCATGAGCACGGTCGGCGTTCTAGGAGCTGGTGCCTGGGGCACGGCGCTGGCGCAAATGCTCGCCAGCGACGGACGCGATGTACTGATCTGGGCGCGCGAGAAGGAGCTTGTCGAGGAGATCAATTCCGCGCACAGCAATTCGCTCTTCCTGCCCTCTGCCGCGCTCGCCGATACGGTACGGGCGACCGGTAACCTCGCCGATATGGCGCGACTCGACACGCTGCTGGTGGTGACGCCAGCGCAGCATATGGGCAGCGTCCTGGCCGATATGCCTGCGCATCCGCGCGACCTGGTCCTATGTTCGAAAGGGATCGAGGCGGGCACCGGGCGGCTGATGAACCATGCCGCGAAATCCGCAGCACCGGATAGCGCGATTGCGGTGCTCTCCGGCCCGACCTTCGCGCATGAGGTGGCGGCTGGCCTGCCCACTGCGGTTACACTCGCTTGCGGGGACGGCGAAGCGCAATGGGAGCGCCTTGCGCCGGTCATCGCCCGCCCGGCCTTCCGGCCCTATTATTCGGACGATGTGACCGGCGCGGAAATCGGTGGATCGGTCAAGAACGTGCTCGCCATCGCCTGCGGCGTGGTCGACGGCCTCGGACTCGGACAGAACGCGCGCGCAGCGCTGATCGCACGCGGCTATGCCGAAATGCTACGCTTCGGTGAGGCACTGGGTGCGCGGGCGGAGACGCTGGCGGGCCTGTGCGGCCTCGGCGATCTCGTGCTCACCTGCTCCTCGACTTCGAGCCGCAATTTCTCGCTCGGCAAGGCATTGGGTGAAGGTCAGCGGGCCGAAGACCTCATGACAGACCGCCGCACCGTGGCCGAAGGCGCGCATACCGCGCCCGTGCTGGTCGAACTGGCCGCGCGCCATGCTGTCGCCATGCCGATCGTTACGGCGGTTTACGGCCTGCTCAAAGGCGATGCCCCGCGCGAGGTCGTATCCGGCCTCCTGTCGCGCCCGCTGCGCGCCGAACAGGGCAGCGCCGAGTGACAGCGGAAAAACCGGACGAAGACCTTTCCGCCCTCGCCAAGGGCGGGCGGCAGAATTTCTTCGGCTTCATCCTCCGCCTCGTCGCACGCCTGCCGTTCCTATTCATCGCGGGACGTCTTTACGGACCGGACGCTTTGGGGCGTTTCGCCTCTGCATTGGTGGTGGTCGAACTGGTCGCACTGGTCTGTGCGATGGGCGAAAAGCGCGGCCTGGCGCAGCGCCTTTCCGATGGGGAAGAGAGCCATCCGGCCAATCTCGTTTATGATGGCATGTTCCTCGCGCTGCTGTTCTCCTCGCTGGCAGCGCTGTTTTTCTGGTTCGTCCCCGCCCCGCTATTCCCGAGCGGCGAATTCACCGAACTGGACCGTTTCATCGTGCTGGCAATACCGGGCTATGCGCTGACCGAGATTGTCCTCGCCGCGCAGGCCTATCGCTACGATATCGCGACGACGGTGCGCGCGCGAGCGGTGGTCGAACCCTGGACCATCTCGATCATGGCCGGGGTGTTCTTCTTCATACCCGGCATCAGCGATTCCGGGCTCGCTATGGCTTATCTCGCCTCGATCTATGCTGGGCTGGCGACCGGGCTGTGGTCCTTCTTCCGCAGCTATGGTCCGCCCAAGGCATGGCGCCTCCACCCCGTCTACATGGGCAAGATGACCGTGCGCGCCTTACCGCTGGCCACGGCCGATGCGATCGAATGGGGCACACGGCGCGTCGATATCTTCATCCTCGGCCTGTTTGCCGCGCCGGCCGCTGTGGGCGTCTACTACATCGCCCAGCAGGTCGCGAGCCTGCCACAGAAGCTCAAGACCAGCTTCGAGCCGATCCTCGGCCCCGTCATCACCAAGAACCTCAAGACCAAGAATTACGAGGCAATCGCCAAGCAGATCTGCCAGGTCGGTTTCTGGATCGTCGCGATGCAGGCGGGGATTGCGCTCGCGCTCGGCGTGCCGGGCGAGGCGGTCATGGGCCTTGTCGGGCCGGAATTCGTCGGCGGCACCGGTGCGCTCGCCTTCCTGCTTATTGCGGAGGTCGTCGCGGCGACGGCGGTCGTGTCCGAAGCCGTGCTCGTCTATGTCGCGCGGGTGCGTAATCTATGGATATCGATCGGCACAATCGCGCTCCAGGCAGTGCTGACCGTGGTCCTGATCGAAGCAATGGTACGCGGCGGCTACGGCGAACCCTACAAGGCAGCGGCGGCGGCGATCGCGCTGATGCTGGCGCTCGGCACAGCCAGCCTCGTGAAAGCCCTCATGCTTTCGAAGTTCCTCGGCCACACGATCAACACCTTCCGCTGGCCACTGGTCTGGGCGGTGCCCCCGGCAGTGCTGGTCGGCTGGCTGGCAACCCGATTGCCCGAATGGGCTGAGCTGATCTTGGGCGTTCCGGCGATCCTGGCCGTCTATGGCTACATTATCTGGACACGCGGCTTCGGGCCGGAGGATCGGGTGCTGTTCCGCCGTAATCTCGACAAGGACGAACCGACCCGGAAATGATCGGATCGTCGCATGTGCGGCGCGTTCAGTCGGCATTCACCGCCCGGTGAAGTAACTCTGAATCATCGGAATATCGGGGAGGACTGCCCATGCGTTTCGCCACATTTACTGTCACTTGCGCCGCTGCTGCATTGCTTGCCGGGTGTGCCTCGCAGCAAGGGGGCGAGGAAATTGTCCTGACCGGCTCGAAGGCCGAAACCTCGGATAATGGACGGGTCCCGCCGCCGCCGCCCCCCCTCCTCCTCCGCCCCCGCCAGCTTACAGCCTCGCAACGCCGGCCCCCATGGTCGTAACGGGCTCGCGCGTTGACGCGGAAGCTGCCGCGGCGCCCGAACAGGGTGAAACCGCCGACAGCAGCTATCGCTATTTCCCGCCGGTCTTCGTGCCGTCACCGCCCAGCCGCGATCAATATGACGGCGAGGAAGTCTCTTCGGTGAAGGTCGTCGCCAATGAACCGGTTTCGACCTTCTCGGTCGATGTCGACACGGGCGCCTACACCAATGCGCGCCGCTTCATTTCCGAAGGCCAGTTGCCGCCCAAGGGAGCCGTGCGGACCGAGGAATTCGTCAACTACTTCCGCTACGATTACGGT
This window encodes:
- the tsaD gene encoding tRNA (adenosine(37)-N6)-threonylcarbamoyltransferase complex transferase subunit TsaD, whose amino-acid sequence is MALVLGIESSCDETAVALVDSQRRIVAQRIASQDAEHAPFGGVVPEIAARAHAERLAPMIEGVLADAGIALADCDAIAATAGPGLIGGVMVGLVSAKALAMATDTPLIAINHLEGHALSPRLADETIEFPYALLLVSGGHCQILRIDGVGQYRRLATTIDDALGEAFDKTAKILGFGFPGGPAVERKALVGNAAAVPLPRPMVGSGEPHFSFAGLKSAVLRAHESRQYAVADIAASFQQAAVDCVTDRLRIALAGMEDVDTLVVAGGVAANTVVRNALEQLAANRAMRFAAPPPKLCTDNAAMIAWAGIERLGQNDPLDIAARPRWPLDPDAEPVRGAGVKA
- a CDS encoding S10 family peptidase, which gives rise to MITRLLAAAAVLALPIPLAAQEESAPAAEQAATIEPQVRTRDLVGTFGGQRMSYRATVGETVLTSDSGKSEAVIVTTSYVRSPRDTSRPVFFIYNGGPGSGSVWLQMGAWGPKRVAIPSDARDDGAPPYPLVDNPESLLDVADLVFIDPPGTGFSYLTPGTDPKNYYGLREDARAVAEVIRRWINDNGRWNSPKYLGGESYGTTRTAMVVDELEGGTFNDVGLNGLILVSTILDFAAREPTPGNEMAYVVTLPNMAAAAWFHGKAEAPSVEAIAEEARRFAIGPFASALLKGQDLPDAERAAVRAELSRLTGLSETYLDQANLRVTSQRFYKELLRDRGLTIGRLDARYTGTDYDNAGEYPDNDPSFYGIDAGYTAAVNTWLREGLGFETTREYQSIGREPGQHWNWSLSSGPGRSAYLNVAPLIGKAMRQNAGLRLFNAQGYYDFATPFFGAEYSLNRIGIPQDRVELHYYGSGHMMYVRDEDRAKLSRDLRAFIRNR
- a CDS encoding NAD(P)H-dependent glycerol-3-phosphate dehydrogenase — translated: MSTVGVLGAGAWGTALAQMLASDGRDVLIWAREKELVEEINSAHSNSLFLPSAALADTVRATGNLADMARLDTLLVVTPAQHMGSVLADMPAHPRDLVLCSKGIEAGTGRLMNHAAKSAAPDSAIAVLSGPTFAHEVAAGLPTAVTLACGDGEAQWERLAPVIARPAFRPYYSDDVTGAEIGGSVKNVLAIACGVVDGLGLGQNARAALIARGYAEMLRFGEALGARAETLAGLCGLGDLVLTCSSTSSRNFSLGKALGEGQRAEDLMTDRRTVAEGAHTAPVLVELAARHAVAMPIVTAVYGLLKGDAPREVVSGLLSRPLRAEQGSAE
- a CDS encoding protein-disulfide reductase DsbD family protein; its protein translation is MIDARILERIAALVMLVALVLIAPASAQQEVRGPGSERMPVEIVAEGAPQPGETWMVALHFMPSTPEWHGYWSNPGDAGLGMELDWDLPEGWEAGEPLYPLPKRLVIGGLMNHVYEGDYAVLVPIGVPESAAVANVAPIAVMANYLACTDKICVPQQARLTLDPAQAGADPRFGAWRAAIVPQLDSSAQFEFTPTHLRVGIPIPTETALGDLHFFLGTPELGEGDRPDYTGVQTFISEGNLLVAEMAIERLAVPDNVEFAAEPRPETITGILDLGSGRGVRFTAVPGDVPLEGVKPIRGGGAEPVLWQLLIAALAGGLLLNIMPCVFPILSLKALSLAKAGGDERAARRDALAYTAGVVLACAALGAAILLLRSAGEQVGWAFQLQEPVVVVGLFLLALAITVNFLGLFEVPGMAVSGGAPSRGGSFSTGLLAAFVATPCTGPFMAIALGAALVIRPIHGLLVFVALGVGLALPFLLVGFVPAIRRYLPKPGAWMDSFRRWMALPMGLTALALAWLVWRIGGWDYLGPVLVLAVLALTGLALIGLFQRRARSGALVVFASLVAVLGIGVTLLPKPEAQAASAESLLDPIDYSEAALAEARASGRPVFIWFTADWCVTCKVNESVAIEREATRKAFEEAGVIAMRGDWTQPDEEISRMLTRQGAAGVPLYLWYEPGGEAEQLPQVLTPDLLVQKAQDSARRR
- a CDS encoding lipopolysaccharide biosynthesis protein, with amino-acid sequence MTAEKPDEDLSALAKGGRQNFFGFILRLVARLPFLFIAGRLYGPDALGRFASALVVVELVALVCAMGEKRGLAQRLSDGEESHPANLVYDGMFLALLFSSLAALFFWFVPAPLFPSGEFTELDRFIVLAIPGYALTEIVLAAQAYRYDIATTVRARAVVEPWTISIMAGVFFFIPGISDSGLAMAYLASIYAGLATGLWSFFRSYGPPKAWRLHPVYMGKMTVRALPLATADAIEWGTRRVDIFILGLFAAPAAVGVYYIAQQVASLPQKLKTSFEPILGPVITKNLKTKNYEAIAKQICQVGFWIVAMQAGIALALGVPGEAVMGLVGPEFVGGTGALAFLLIAEVVAATAVVSEAVLVYVARVRNLWISIGTIALQAVLTVVLIEAMVRGGYGEPYKAAAAAIALMLALGTASLVKALMLSKFLGHTINTFRWPLVWAVPPAVLVGWLATRLPEWAELILGVPAILAVYGYIIWTRGFGPEDRVLFRRNLDKDEPTRK
- a CDS encoding uroporphyrinogen-III synthase; translated protein: MKPLFLFRPEPGWSVSAQTARDMGLDVHGAPLFTIEPVEWTVPSPDDFDGILVGSANAFRHGGKHLEKLTRLPVHAVGEATADAARIAGFLVGLTGRGGLQGLVDELGNRKLQLLRLAGQDRVALRPPDGIEVETRVLYRAVAEDLSQESAELLRDGGVAVLHSGAAAARLRDEFDRLDLNSAVVDLAVIGPRVAEMAGEGWRSIHIADAPGDSELLALARALCQTEDQ
- the hemC gene encoding hydroxymethylbilane synthase; this translates as MPDQPLIRLGTRRSPLAMAQALEARARLCAAHDWDESAVELVPVVASGDKIQDRPLAEIGGKALWTRELDHWLLEGRIDAAVHSMKDVETIRPEAIAIGAILPRADKADRLLGAASIADIPAGARVGTSAPRRAAQLLNLRPDLNVVGIRGNVATRMAKLAAGAVDATFLAAAGLDRLGADEEGVRLDPEAWLPAPAQAAIGLECRSNDARMCDLLGPVDHPGSHAEIRAERRLLEGLGGSCSSPIAALSHRIGERMSLNAAIFSPDGKVRIAGNTEFAIGDENAPFDLAKSLLDGAPPEVAEHFGYSV
- a CDS encoding FAD-dependent monooxygenase; protein product: MTDKRDLLILGGGLVGMTLALAAAKKGLSSHLVDRADPASLTAEGFDGRASAISTASWRLFRHIGLEDALEPYGCDIAAIAVLDQMKAGRLDFRPEPHEGTLGRMFANRQLRLALHEAAAKEPLIEWHAPVEVVARERGEFGVSATLGDGRVLEAALMIGAEGRGSPSREEAGLKMANWDYSHRAMIVGLNHSKPHENVAWEIFYPDGPFALLPMLDGPDGQNRSALVWTVDEKDASGVLKLSDRAFLAEVYKRMGDLLGELTINSARSSYPLSFQHTAKIVEHRLALVGDSAHGMHPIAGQGLNLGLRDVGALVEVLDEAVRLGLDLGDAQVLKKYEEWRALDSLMVMGATDSLTRIFGIPGKAASAARRLGMAGIQRSGWLKRFFMDEARGISGELPELLKA